From the genome of Bubalus bubalis isolate 160015118507 breed Murrah chromosome 2, NDDB_SH_1, whole genome shotgun sequence, one region includes:
- the CLK1 gene encoding dual specificity protein kinase CLK1 isoform X2 encodes MLEWFEHHGHVCIVFELLGLSTYDFIKENGFLPFRLDHIRRMAYQICKSVNFLHSNKLTHTDLKPENILFVQSDYTEAYNPKMKRDERTLINPDIKVVDFGSATYDDEHHSTLVSTRHYRAPEVILALGWSQPCDVWSIGCILIEYYLGFTVFPTHDSKEHLAMMERILGPLPKHMIQKTRKRKYFHHDRLDWDEHSSAGRYVSRRCKPLKEFMLSQDAEHELLFDLIQKMLEYEPAKRITLKEALKHPFFYPLKKAT; translated from the exons ATGTTGGAGTGGTTTGAGCATCATGGTCATGTCTGCATTGTGTTTGAACTATTGGGACTTAGTACTTATGACTTTATTAAGGAAAATGGTTTTCTGCCCTTTCGACTGGATCATATCAGGAGGATGGCATACCAGATATGCAAGTCTGTGAACT ttttgcaCAGTAATAAGTTGACTCACACAGACTTAAAGCCTGAAAACATCTTATTTGTACAGTCGGACTACACAGAGGCATATAATCCCAAAATG AAACGTGATGAACGTACTTTAATAAATCCAGATATTAAAGTTGTAGACTTCGGAAGTGCAACGTATGATGATGAACATCACAGTACATTGGTATCTACAAGACATTATAGGGCACCTGAAGTTATATTAG CTTTAGGATGGTCCCAGCCATGTGATGTCTGGAGTATAGGATGTATTCTTATTGAATATTACCTTGGATTTACAGTATTTCCA acACATGATAGTAAGGAACATTTGGCAATGATGGAAAGGATTCTTGGGCCTTTACCAAAACATATGATACAGAAAACCAG GAAACGTAAATATTTCCATCATGATCGATTAGACTGGGATGAACATAGTTCTGCTGGCAGATACGTTTCAAGGCGTTGTAAACCTCTGAAG GAATTTATGCTTTCCCAAGATGCTGAACATGAGCTTCTCTTTGACCTTATTCAGAAAATGTTGGAGTATGAACCAGCTAAAAGGATCACTCTTAAAGAAGCCTTAAAGCATCCTTTCTTTTATCCCCTTAAAAAAGCTACGTAA
- the CLK1 gene encoding dual specificity protein kinase CLK1 isoform X1, whose protein sequence is MRHSKRSYCPDWDEKYWDYGKWKSSSGSHKRKKRSHSSARENKRCRYNYSKTSDSYYLESRSLNEKDYHSRRYIDEYRNDYSQGCEPGHRHKDYESRYQNHSSKSSGRSGRSSYKSKHRIHDSTSYHRSHGKSHRRKRTRSVEDDEEGHLICQSGDVLSARYEIVDTLGEGAFGKVVECIDHKAGGRHVAVKIVKNVDRYCEAARSEIQVLEHLNTTDPSSTFRCVQMLEWFEHHGHVCIVFELLGLSTYDFIKENGFLPFRLDHIRRMAYQICKSVNFLHSNKLTHTDLKPENILFVQSDYTEAYNPKMKRDERTLINPDIKVVDFGSATYDDEHHSTLVSTRHYRAPEVILALGWSQPCDVWSIGCILIEYYLGFTVFPTHDSKEHLAMMERILGPLPKHMIQKTRKRKYFHHDRLDWDEHSSAGRYVSRRCKPLKEFMLSQDAEHELLFDLIQKMLEYEPAKRITLKEALKHPFFYPLKKAT, encoded by the exons ATGAGACACTCAAAAAGAAGTTACTGTCCTGATTGGGATGAAAAATATTGGGATTATGGAAAATGGAAGAGCAGCAGCGGCAGtcataaaagaaagaagagatcgCATAGCAGTGCACGGGAGAACAAGCGCTGCCGATATAATTACTCTAAAACATCTGATAG CTATTACCTGGAAAGCAGATCCTTAAATGAGAAAGATTATCATAGTCGACGCTACATTGATGAATACAGAAATGACTACAGTCAAGGATGTGAACCTGGACATCGACATAAAGATTATGAAAGCAGATATCAGAACCATAGTAGCAAGTCCTCTGGTAGAAGTGGAAGAAGTAGTTATAAAAGCAAACACAGAATTCACGACAGCACTTCATATCATCGTTCACATGGG AAGAGTCACCGAAGGAAAAGAACCAGGAGTGTAGAGGATGATGAGGAGGGTCACCTGATCTGTCAGAGTGGAGACGTACTAAGTGCAAGAT aTGAAATTGTTGATACTTTAGGTGAAGGAGCTTTTGGAAAAGTTGTGGAGTGCATTGATCATAAAGC GGGAGGTAGACATGTAGcagtaaaaatagttaaaaatgtgGATAGATATTGTGAAGCAGCTCGCTCAGAAATACAAGTTCTGGAACACTTAAATACAACAGACCCTAGCAGTACATT CCGCTGTGTCCAGATGTTGGAGTGGTTTGAGCATCATGGTCATGTCTGCATTGTGTTTGAACTATTGGGACTTAGTACTTATGACTTTATTAAGGAAAATGGTTTTCTGCCCTTTCGACTGGATCATATCAGGAGGATGGCATACCAGATATGCAAGTCTGTGAACT ttttgcaCAGTAATAAGTTGACTCACACAGACTTAAAGCCTGAAAACATCTTATTTGTACAGTCGGACTACACAGAGGCATATAATCCCAAAATG AAACGTGATGAACGTACTTTAATAAATCCAGATATTAAAGTTGTAGACTTCGGAAGTGCAACGTATGATGATGAACATCACAGTACATTGGTATCTACAAGACATTATAGGGCACCTGAAGTTATATTAG CTTTAGGATGGTCCCAGCCATGTGATGTCTGGAGTATAGGATGTATTCTTATTGAATATTACCTTGGATTTACAGTATTTCCA acACATGATAGTAAGGAACATTTGGCAATGATGGAAAGGATTCTTGGGCCTTTACCAAAACATATGATACAGAAAACCAG GAAACGTAAATATTTCCATCATGATCGATTAGACTGGGATGAACATAGTTCTGCTGGCAGATACGTTTCAAGGCGTTGTAAACCTCTGAAG GAATTTATGCTTTCCCAAGATGCTGAACATGAGCTTCTCTTTGACCTTATTCAGAAAATGTTGGAGTATGAACCAGCTAAAAGGATCACTCTTAAAGAAGCCTTAAAGCATCCTTTCTTTTATCCCCTTAAAAAAGCTACGTAA